The genomic window CGTTTACCAGCGCTGGTACACCATGCCGTCGGCGCGCCCCACCAAGTACGATGACTGCCTCATGTTGTACACCTCCGGCACGACGGCAAAGCCGAAGGGTGTCGTGCATACCCACGCCAGCGTGGCCAATATGGTGAAAGTACTGCAGAATGCGTGGCAGTGGAGAGATACGGACAGCATTCTTCACGTCTTGCCGTGGCACCATGTACACGGCCTTGTAAACATCCTCCTgtgcgccatcgcctcgAATGCGCGTTGCGTAGTTACCACCTtcgacgacgctgcgcggGTGGCCCATCGACTAGAGCAGGGCGACATCACGCTCTTCATGGCGGTGCCCACGGTCTACGTGAAGCTCAGTGATGCTGTGCAGCGCAAGTTCAGCCCCATTGAGAAGACCGGATTCCGAAGGGCTTGCATGGAATCTGTGCGCCTCATGgtctgcggcagcgcaccccTGCCGGTGCCCACGCTCAACCAGTTCTGCGAGCTCTCGGGTCACACGCTGCTAGAGCGCTACGGCATGACAGAGATCGGCATGGCCCTCAGTCAGCCGCTTCACCCCATCTCCGACCGGCACCCTGGAACAGTAGGCTCGCCGTTGCAGACGGTGAAGACGTACGTGCACCAGccggagacggcggaggcgatggagcAGGCCTCGGCAAAGGAGGCGGAGTACGACGAGGTGGGCGGTCTGGGCATCGCATCGGAGTCGCTGTTCGACCGTTACTGGAACAATGCGACGGCAACGAAGAAGGAGGTGCGGACGAACGCGGCAGGGATGCGGTTCTTCGACACGGGTGACACCGTTGGCGTGCGGCTGCCCGCGGGAAAGCCTGCTGTGTATACAATTCTGGGGCGGTCGAGCGTGGACATCATCAAGTCGCGCGGGTACAAGCTCTCCGCGCTGGAGATCGAGGCGACGCTGCTTGCGCGCAACGACCTGTTTTACGAGATAGCTGTTGTTGGCGCCGCGGACGCTGTGCAGGGTGAGAGCGTTGTGGCGATTGTCGCGATGCAgccggaggcggcgagggcgcGCGGGATCGCGTTTGGCGAGGGCTTCGCGTGGCACGAGTCTGCAGCGGTGACGGAAGAGCTGAAAAAGGctgctctgcagctgctggcacCGTACAAGTGCCCGTCGCGGTACATTGTCGTGCCGGAGATCCCGCGCAACCCAACGGGGAAGGTGAACAAGAAGGACCTGAAGAAGGTGCTGGGCCTGGCGTGAGATGCTTTATGCGCCGCACGTGGAGAGTGTGAGCTGCGGGGAGCAAGAGATGGACCGTGTGATGCGCACGAGGGAGAGTCCCTCTCgttctgcgtgtgtgagggtTCGCTGCGCTGTGAGGTCCACGGTGCTGCTatggtgcgcgtgtgctcgtgcCCTTTTCCTGGTGGTcacgagaggaggaggcggggtgTTTACTGGGCTGATGTCGTGATTACAGCTGCCGTCTCACTTGTGCACTGATTCTCAGTTTTATGGTTTACCTTTTCCCAGCTCCACACACCCCACCTCTCGCGCTTATTGGCGAAGACCATGGCGTGCTGAGCGACCGTTTTCTGCTACCATCGGTGTATGACGAGGAGGTACGGAGGCGCCACCCGGGAGAGGGCACGAGTGCCTGCGTCTGAGCAGAAGGCGAGGTGAGTGTGTCTGCACATagagacacgcgcacacgcgtgcatgtgcataTGCAAGACACTGCCCTTTCAttttccctctcttttttcgAGTATCAACACTCGAACGTtttctgtctgtgtgctccTGCGGGTGCGCGGTCGATACTCATCGGAAGGAAAGGGGCGAGAAGGGagccggggggggggcaatgAAAAGACAGAGCGGCGTTTGGCGCCACGGCGTTGTGGTAATGTCTGTCCGCGTGCTTGAAGCCCCTCCGGGAAGCGGGTTCGTCTGACGGACTTGCACTCTTGTGACGGGTTAGTGCGCGGAATCGCTGCCTGAAGCGACTACCATTGCTCCTCATACTTTTGTATCTCGGTACCTTGCCGACCTTGAGCCGCCATCCCGCCGTTCCGCTTCTTCTCATGACTCCCGGTGAACCACTTCGATATCCCACCCCAGGCCATCTCGTGCACTCCGCTTCACAATCTCGTGGCTCTCGTTAGCCGCACAGCCGCTTCACTCACCAacacatgtgcacacagTTGTGAGCTGCACGTGTCCAGGAGTGGCTGCGCGGCAAGCATCCACAAAACAGGCGCACAGAAACTCATTCATGAAGGAACCTCGGCGAGGAGGGACTTGATTTTTCTGTTTCTGAGTGCgtatatgtgcgtgtgcgtttggGACCCCGAAAACTGAGCAGGTCTTGTCGGCTGTTAGAGGCAAAGAGGCGGCCCAcacttcctccctcctcccctgtctctctctgtcacGCACAGTGAGTCTATGCGTCTCGCGTTCTTTTTTATTTCGTTTCGTTTTCTCCGCCCCGTTTCGTTTGCGTCACGTGAGTGCTCTCCCGTGGATCGTGTATGCggccttctcttcctgcaATATGAGACTCCTCGCGCCCCAACCCCTTGTCATCTTCCCACCTTGCCCTGCTCCTTCTCTCATCTCATCGTGCGCGTGAGGCCTCCAGTCTGCTGGAGCGGAGCACTCCCGCGTGCAGAAGGGAGTTCGAGGTGTTTTGCGGTCGTGAGAGGCCTTGGCGCGGCTTGGTAGGCGTTCTGTCCGCCGTGCGCAGCAAGCCGCCAATACAAGCTGTTGGAATCGTTCTCTCTAAGGATTTTCGCACCTTTCTCGGGATTTTGTTCCGTTGCCACCGTAGGCTGCATCCCATGATTACCGCTATGCGGCGTCACCCGACTTGCGCGGCCGAGCGCTTCTAGATACCCCTGTATCTATGCCATATAATGAAcctacacacgcaccctcCAAGGTGCAGCGCAGAAATATTTAGCCGTTCTTTTTGGTAAGATTTATGCCGCCACCGGTGCGGCCGCATGAGTGCGAGAGGAAACCGTGTGAACCACCAGCAGGGTCATCGCACCCACGACGGCGGCCCCGATgcggcgactgctgctgctgctgctgctctctcccGCTGGCCGTTTCTCGCATTCGGCAACTCATTTGTGGCATCCGCGTCCGCGGCAACGGTCTCGCTCATGGCGACCTCGCAGGCGGCGAAGCTGCCAACACCATCGATGGCAACAATGGTGGAGGCGATAGTACAAATCGGACACTTCCAGCGGAGAGCCCACGAAACCTCTACGCGCCGAGCAATCTGCGCCGGTCTGTACAGCCGCTGGATCGCCTCGTCGACCCTGTCGTCCGGTTCTTGCAGGTGAGCAACCTCCACGCATCCCACAGCGTCTTCGGCGACCTGCCTCACCCGAGAATTgcgccgcacgtgcacgACCAGACAGCGAATCGCATACGAAAGCTGATCAGCTAATTCTCGTTCCTCTCCCAGAACTCGGCAACGCAGGGGTGACCCAAACGCGACTGCGGCTGCCACTTctgacaaaaaaaaacaggcCTGATGGCCGGatgcaccaccgcagccggtgcGGCAGGCATCGCTTCCTCCCTTCGCCACACAAACAAAATGGAGCGCACCTTCTTCAAGCGCCAGACGGCGCCGATAGCGGAAAGGTGGCATGTGTGGACTGCAGAAAAGTGTCCGCGCTGTCGCCGACAGCACTGAAGCTGCCGAGCTCACCGCGTGCAAAACCGCTTTGCGTATCGGGATGGTTTTTGTGCGAGGGAAGCTCTCTTCGTCGCCGGCTTGGAGGTGGCTCGATGGCGACAcggacgacagcggcggttGTGTCGCTCCCGACACGCCTGGTTGAACGACTGCCGTTGTGACCTGAGGAAAGTTGCAGCTCGTGGATGACCAGGTGCAGCGAGTGCACCGGTGCCGGCAActgtgtgtgcatgcctTCACTTCCCAGCTGACGATCGTGCACCATGTCATACCAGACCCTGAGTCCGAGAAGTCTTTTTTGATGCACCACCAGGGCATGTGCTGGTGGCAAAGGGCGGTGTGTTGCAGGAGATGGCCGCTCCACGGTGCACAGACGTGTGAGCTGGAGAAGCGAGACGGTGACTGCCGAAGCTCTACGGGTATGTGCGCGCACGGCTgtcggtctctctctctctctctgatgCCTTGGTAAGCCTCCTTCACGGCACTGGTGCGGTTGCCCCGCCCTCGCTCGCTTCGCTGGCACTACACCTTTGCGCATGTCGTGTTCCTCTTCTCGTCTGCATCAAGGCCCAAGCAAGTCGAGagtctccccccccctcctcgaCAAGATACAATGACAATGTCGAGCAGTGAGCGcatggtgcgcagcgcagaaAATTAGACTGCTCATCGGCGTGCctttgtgtctgtgcgtaGGCCATCCCATGTGCAGCACAAGGCGTCACAATCCCTGGTTGGCAGGTGGGTGTTTCAAGCGGCACCTCTCGTGTCTTTCAGGTATTGCCCCTCAATCCTTGAGAAGTGCGGGATGtgtttgcccccccccctcgccgcGCCCTCTCTTTGTCTTCGCTATCTGTCTCCACGCCTACAATCACGCTCCTGGCCTTCTCTTTGTCCTTGCCTTGTGCGTTGTCGGGTATTCGTTGTTGCCTCATCGCAGTCTCGCTCGTTGCCGTAGACGTGTTCCCGGTTCTTCCTGCCGTTGTCTGTTACGTCTCACATTATCGACCACGTACACATTCACCTCGACCGGCTGTTTGTTGCGCCTCAAGGACTAGCTTGAAGGTAATCGCGTACACGCCGCAGCTCACGACCCATCGGTGCTGTCGCCCTCGTCGACAACCACTTTcgctctcccctcccacGCCCAAGCGAAGATATCAGATGCCTGTATTCGGCGCAAGGATGGTCGGCGCTGGCTGCATGCTGGCGGTGGCTGGCGCGGCCGTTGCCTATGGCGTCGATCCAGCGAACATGGATGCCTGCATAGCCGTCATGTACCCGCAGTGTGCCGGTTTCTTTGGCGCCATgggtgcggccgccgccctcgtctTTGCCAACCTGGGCTCTGCCTACGGCGCGGCCAAGTctggcgtcggcgtcgcctaCCTCGGCCTCACCGCCCCTGAGAAGATTATGCGCGGCATCGTACCGGTTGTCATGGCCGGCATCCTGGGCATATACGGCCTTATCATTGCCGTCATCATCAACAATAACATCCACACAGAGGACACCAGCTATTCCTCCTACGCGGGCTTTCTCCACCTCGGCGCCGGTCTTGCGGCTGGGCTCGCGGCCCTCGGCGCCGGTCTCTccatcggcgtcgtcggggacaccgcagcgcgtgcgtaTGGTAAGCAGGACCAGATCTTCGTGGCGATGGTGCTCATGCTGATCTTTTCCGAGGCGCTGGGGCTCTACGGGCTTATCATAGCGCTGCTGATGAACAACCAGGCGAACCGCTACACCGATCTGTGCAGCGCTTCGTAAAGCGCGGAAAGAACGCACGCGAAAAGAAAATGCGGCCGCGCATGATAGCCCACGTGGCAGGGCGAGGCCGAAGAGCCGTCATCACCAGGGGTGCGCAGTGTTGGGTACCGGGTAGTCTGCGCGGTCGCGTGGTCGCGAAGGGTTGCACGGTAGTGAGAAGACGCCGGTGTTTTCTGCTGCCACTCCCGTGTGCTTGCGGTGCACAGAGCAcctgcccccccctctctttctctctctctcgccccgtGTCTTCGCGTTTGCCCCCGTCCGCGTGCGTTTGCACAGTCGTGTATCTGCGTTGTCGGCCGAGCTAGCGGACAGGGGGCCGGCCGTCGCTGCTCTGAGATGCGGCCACGTTGCTTCTACTACATGTGTTGTGTTGCAGCTCCCCATCTCGCCGCCACCTACACTCCACTTCGCCTTGCCGACGCGCGTTTTGCGCCACGTGCGCGGTGTGGCTGATGTTTCGTGTTTTCGCTGGTTTCTTCGTTCTCTTCACGTAAGCCTGTTCCCGTGGCTCATCTGGCCGGTGTACGGGCCAGCCCATTGTCCtcatctgtgtgtgtgtgtgtgtgtcttcaTCGACACA from Leishmania major strain Friedlin complete genome, chromosome 28 includes these protein-coding regions:
- a CDS encoding putative vacuolar type h+ ATPase subunit, with protein sequence MPVFGARMVGAGCMLAVAGAAVAYGVDPANMDACIAVMYPQCAGFFGAMGAAAALVFANLGSAYGAAKSGVGVAYLGLTAPEKIMRGIVPVVMAGILGIYGLIIAVIINNNIHTEDTSYSSYAGFLHLGAGLAAGLAALGAGLSIGVVGDTAARAYGKQDQIFVAMVLMLIFSEALGLYGLIIALLMNNQANRYTDLCSAS
- a CDS encoding putative long-chain-fatty-acid-CoA ligase — encoded protein: MLRAFASPILAKVPYATLFEYNHVLQKVFEAQPSKVALRCELPGMPEVQFTYGQLQRDVVALADAVVRRKEAVAQARGETSLGWLQPSKPAHVRSVFAQGERTPSCDYMKDTGFYTTSLLCGPGYTYAVSLLASWSLNQLVTPMPISQRYKDELMYVLEHSGSRSIVGNTKLLKEKLPAEYEELYVRAEADVDKIPRSASREPKQRNDSDVTSNTFFVDTVYDATLLVRDITAARDIQGTATLETEWLPPAESVCAPMRSAEDLVKRLDEEKATAKARELDRQAEILQQEHVRRNRAPMQATGGADPAGSDADGESLFCFDSAHLDELNRVYQRWYTMPSARPTKYDDCLMLYTSGTTAKPKGVVHTHASVANMVKVLQNAWQWRDTDSILHVLPWHHVHGLVNILLCAIASNARCVVTTFDDAARVAHRLEQGDITLFMAVPTVYVKLSDAVQRKFSPIEKTGFRRACMESVRLMVCGSAPLPVPTLNQFCELSGHTLLERYGMTEIGMALSQPLHPISDRHPGTVGSPLQTVKTYVHQPETAEAMEQASAKEAEYDEVGGLGIASESLFDRYWNNATATKKEVRTNAAGMRFFDTGDTVGVRLPAGKPAVYTILGRSSVDIIKSRGYKLSALEIEATLLARNDLFYEIAVVGAADAVQGESVVAIVAMQPEAARARGIAFGEGFAWHESAAVTEELKKAALQLLAPYKCPSRYIVVPEIPRNPTGKVNKKDLKKVLGLA